The following coding sequences lie in one Sorghum bicolor cultivar BTx623 chromosome 6, Sorghum_bicolor_NCBIv3, whole genome shotgun sequence genomic window:
- the LOC8072321 gene encoding uncharacterized protein LOC8072321 isoform X5, translating to MAPPPEFVEVRCAGCGETLEVEPGLSEFACPDCGTQQALPPELMPPPPPRPRRALPIPSRRPAAATAPVPVPVPVPVPVPVPAPASLPCVACSALLSVPAGLARFACPLCSVELTVDGGRLRVYLASPPHATVSVLAPPPAGITLRPSPHRRLEQGQVEKYNHPTRSVHREEAFSSSRTEAIHTVLAQKESSIYSAHREESRIEALSKTIAKASERKTKLPACLESTGVVRPEPPVHSSSASRAQVHPSNYSFRAQEQQPVEDTASQGEHINENRAVSSTFQHETIETSNPVNRVEQDQGSVVKSSGKRRGRGHQPTRLTQPRREVDRPVLTPNIIDKWDVDPPCPKVASTITVLLKQKYPGSTYLPAGQRREDPPSGEMVLHWQQYPPETRDVILNEFLQRYKWAPGREAECLKVFERRAARQFASILSQEKRNVRAKFAAVDKSNETSGAHRSNGHAESEEEDQEEEEPKDQQALERTDDEDPLLWKPFPPAWMLPNWWERLCEHWAKEEVLKMSSQNRKNRFTKGRAHHTSGSRSIAIHRQLMVIENGGMPVSELEVFNKTHRRKGGTGEFVSERAKRTVEGFTKCMEEAGDKNIDPHVAWVQQVGGRNRGRYYGLTGIIEKDKVDEVAKSMPDCFGKNGQRQKFTQEQVQQMINQALQGLNETWEQKFKSLEQSVRGVPLLGSDPKHPPGSSAARQGGQEDQLRHLDASYSHTGGSDADDDVEVVSTSV from the exons atggcgccgccgccggaatTCGTCGAGGTGCGGTGCGCGGGGTGCGGCGAGACGCTGGAGGTGGAGCCGGGGCTCTCCGAGTTCGCTTGCCCCGACTGCGGGACCCAGCAGGCGCTCCCGCCGGAGCTCATGCCCCCACCCCCGCCGCGCCCGCGCAGGGCGCTGCCCATCCCAAGCCGCCgacccgccgccgccacggcgcCAGTGCCTGTTCCCGTacccgtgcccgtgcccgtgcctgTGCCGGCTCCCGCGAGTTTGCCGTGCGTCGCCTGCTCCGCGCTGCTGAGCGTGCCGGCGGGCCTCGCGCGCTTCGCGTGCCCTCTTTGCAGTGTCGAGCTTACCGTCGACGGCGGGCGTCTCCGGGTATACCTCGCCTCGCCGCCCCACGCCACAGTCTCAGTCCTGGCGCCGCCCCCAGCCGGCATTACTTTGAGGCCATCTCCACACCGGCGTCTCGAG CAGGGTCAAGTAGAAAAGTATAATCACCCGACTCGTTCAGTTCATAGAGAGGAGGCCTTCAGTTCTTCTAGAACAGAAGCAATCCACACCGTGTTGGCACAAAAAGAGTCCAGTATCTATTCAGCTCACAGAGAGGAGTCACGTATTGAAGCACTCAGTAAGACTATTGCAAAGGCTAGCGAGAGGAAGACTAAATTGCCTGCTTGTCTTGAATCTACTGGCGTGGTACGTCCAGAGCCTCCCGTACACTCAAGCTCAGCCTCTCGGGCACAAGTTCATCCTTCCAATTATTCATTTCGTGCCCAAGAACAGCAACCTGTGGAGGACACTGCAAGTCAAGGAGAGCACATAAATGAAAATCGAGCTGTATCAAGTACCTTCCAGCATGAAACAATAGAGACCTCAAATCCAGTCAACCGTGTTGAACAGGACCAAG GATCTGTTGTGAAATCATCAGGGAAGCGTAGAGGACGTGGACATCAACCTACAAGACTAACCCAACCACGAAGGGAGGTTGACAGGCCTGTCTTGACACCTAATATTATTGA CAAATGGGACGTCGATCCACCTTGTCCTAAGGTGGCCTCTACCATCACTGTTCTTTTGAAGCAGAAGTACCCTGGGTCTACCTATCTGCCAGCTGGTCAGCGAAGAGAAGATCCACCCAGTGGGGAAATGGTTCTCCACTGGCAACAGTATCCTCCAGAAACAAGGGATGTTATTTTGAATGAATTTCTT CAACGCTACAAGTGGGCCCCTGGCCGAGAAGCAGAGTGTCTGAAGGTATTTGAACGCAGAGCAGCAAGGCAGTTTGCTTCTATCCTAAGCCAAGAGAAGCGCAATGTTAGAGCAAAGTTTGCTGCAGTAGACAAATCCAATGAAACTTCAGGTGCGCATAGGTCCAACGGACATGCAGAGTCAGAAGAGGaagatcaagaagaagaagaacccaaGGACCAGCAGGCATTAGAGAGAACTGATGATGAAGACCCCTTGCTGTGGAAACCTTTCCCCCCTGCATGGATGCTTCCGAATTGGTGGGAAAGGTTATGCGAGCACTGGGCCAAAGAAGAAGTCTTAAAGATGTCTTCCCAGAACAGGAAGAACCGATTCACTAAAGGCCGTGCTCATCACACGTCGGGTTCACGGAGCATTGCCATCCACAGGCAGCTTATG GTTATAGAAAATGGTGGGATGCCAGTGTCAGAACTAGAGGTATTCAACAAGACCCATAGGCGTAAAGGTGGCACAGGGGAATTCGTCAGCGAGAGAGCAAAGCGAACTGTG GAGGGCTTCACGAAATGTATGGAGGAGGCTGGTGATAAGAACATAGACCCCCACGTTGCATGGGTGCAGCAAGTAGGGGGACGGAACCGTGGAAGGTACTATGGGCTCACTGGTATCATTGAGAAGGACAAGGTTGATGAAGTAGCAAAGTCCATGCCAGATTGTTTTGGTAAAAATGGGCAACGGCAGAAATTCACACAGGAGCAGGTGCAGCAGATGATTAATCAGGCCTTGCAGGGGTTAAATGAAACCTGGGAGCAGAAGTTTAAGTCCTTGGAGCAAAGTGTGCGTGGTGTGCCACTGTTAGGTAGTGATCCCAAG CATCCTCCTGGATCTTCTGCGGCTAGACAGGGAGGCCAGGAGGATCAGTTAAGACATCTG GATGCGTCATATTCGCACACCGGGGGAAGCGACGCGGATGACGATGTTGAAGTGGTGTCTACCAGCGTCTGA